One Acanthochromis polyacanthus isolate Apoly-LR-REF ecotype Palm Island chromosome 6, KAUST_Apoly_ChrSc, whole genome shotgun sequence DNA segment encodes these proteins:
- the zbtb17 gene encoding zinc finger and BTB domain-containing protein 17 has product MEFPWHSGKVLEQLNKQRRQGLLCDCTFVVDGVDFKAHKAVLAACSVYFRTLFLDQKDVVHLDISNAAGLGQVLEFMYTAKLSLSPQNVEDVLSVAHFLQMHEIVNACSAYQSMSNQAPSLITLDFAVDEKTCEGGQKEELENHLSEAASQAEEHPLSAAIVDKDPIQIQDGLKEEITTGTQQTVSQPNAARIDLSRGRPPKASQKKISVKNEEKKAVQETPGFQDDPSDADYAPKSELKPTGSSAYMSSRGRRIRKPPRRNFPPDNDSEDEGPSKTKPKGKVAESVEVAEGQDDDSVDTGDGEADDEEGLGEEDDEISHQVGGVSSSSEGDGRQAQSASMSSRSESKPYSSVTHKCEDCGKKFTHTGNFKRHMRIHTGEKPFSCRDCNKAFSDPAACKAHEKTHSPLKPYCCSTCGKSYRQISLLNLHRKRHTGEARYSCEVCGKLFTTSGNLKRHQLVHSGEKPYHCDFCEKAFSDPTAKMRHLETHDTEKGNKCPHCDKRFNQLGNLKAHLKIHIADGPLKCKECGKQFTTSGNLKRHLRVHSGEKPYICVHCQRAFSDPGALQRHERIHTGEKPCVCLICGKAFTQASSLIAHVRQHTGEKPYVCDRCGKRFVQSSQLANHIRHHDNVRPHKCQMCNKAFVNVGDLSKHIIIHTGEKPFLCDKCGRGFNRVDNLRSHVKTVHHGKAGMKRLVVAGGSADEEADGCAGASTSDSEINIVTVTTEDIVTLATEALAATAVAQLTVVPVAASVSADETEALKAEITKAVEKVQEADPNTQILYACDSCGDKFLDATSLAQHVRIHTAQALVMIQADSDFYQYTAATTAEGDSVATWQPTAEQVIPEGELIFRPPDGEGEAEGGMVGRTQGGERSGEVTNEEEEGMEDGQAENHNQLQTDGKDIEEDKEEMECEN; this is encoded by the exons ATGGAGTTCCCATGGCACAGTGGGAAAGTTTTGGAGCAGCTTAACAAGCAGCGCAGGCAAGGCCTGCTGTGTGACTGCACCTTCGTCGTGGATGGGGTGGACTTCAAGGCTCACAAAGCTGTCTTGGCAGCATGCAGTGTCTACTTCCGCACCCTGTTCTTGGACCAGAAGGATGTTGTGCATCTGGATATTAGCAATGCAGCCG GTTTGGGTCAGGTCCTGGAGTTTATGTATACTGCCAAGCTGAGTTTAAGTCCACAGAACGTAGAAGACGTGCTGTCTGTTGCTCACTTTCTACAGATGCATGAAATCGTAAATGCATGTTCTGCATACCAGTCAATGTCAAATCAAGCTCCGTCCCTCATAACACTGGATTTTGCTGTCG ATGAAAAGACCTGTGAAGGCGGGCAAAAAGAGGAACTTGAGAATCACCTATCAGAAGCGGCATCACAAGCAGAGGAGCATCCCCTGAGCGCTGCCATAGTTGATAAAGACCCCATACAAATTCAGGATGGTTTAAAGGAAGAAATCACTACTGGAACGCAGCAAACTGTTTCTCAGCCCAACGCCGCTCGAATCGACTTGAGCCGTGGACGACCCCCCAAAGCCAGTCAGAAGAAGATATCTGTgaagaatgaagaaaaaaaagcggTGCAAGAAACACCTGGATTTCAGGATGACCCTTCTGATGCTGACTATGCACCCA aatcggAGTTAAAACCTACTGGCAGCTCAGCCTACATGAGCTCTCGAGGGAGAAGAATCAGAAAGCCTCCTCGACGAAACTTCCCACCCG ACAATGACTCTGAGGATGAAGGCCCATCAAAGACAAAACCTAAGGGGAAGGTGGCAGAGTCAGTGGAGGTGGCTGAAGGACAGGACGACGACTCTGTGGATACCGGCGATGGGGAGGCCGATGACGAAGAGGGACTTGGAGAGGAAGATGACGAGATCAGCCACCAGGTGGGAGGAGTCAGTTCAAGCAGCGAGGGAGACGGGAGACAAGCTCAGTCAGCATCTATGAGCAGCCGATCAGAATCAAAGCCTTACAGCTCTGTGACACACAAATGTGAG GACTGTGGGAAGAAATTCACCCACACAGGTAATTTCAAGAGACACATGCGCAttcacacaggagagaaaccatTCAGCTGCCGTGATTGCAACAAGGCTTTCTCTGACCCTGCAGCCTGTAAAGCCcatgagaaaacacacag CCCTCTGAAACCGTACTGCTGCTCTACATGTGGAAAGAGCTACCGCCAGATCAGTTTGCTGAACCTGCACCGCAAACGCCACACAGGTGAAGCACGATACAGTTGCGAAGTGTGTGGCAAGCTGTTTACCACTTCAGGCAATCTGAAGCGCCACCAGCTGGTGCACAGTGGAGAGAAGCCGTACCACTGTGACTTCTGTGAGAAAGCTTTCTCTGACCCCACTGCCAAGATGAGACATCTGGAGACGCATGACACAGAGAAGGGCAACAAGTGTCCACACTGCGACAAGCGCTTCAACCAG cTGGGGAATCTGAAGGCTCATTTAAAAATCCATATTGCAGACGGGCCTCTGAAGTGCAAGGAATGTGGCAAACAGTTCACCACTTCAG GAAATCTGAAGAGGCACTTGCGGGTTCATAGTGGGGAGAAACCATACATCTGTGTGCACTGCCAGAGAGCTTTCAGTGACCCTGGAGCTCTGCAGCGGCATGAGCGCATCCATACAG GAGAAAAACCCTGCGTTTGTCTTATCTGCGGCAAGGCTTTCACCCAGGCCAGCTCCCTCATCGCTCATGTCCGCCAGCACACGGGAGAGAAACCCTACGTCTGTGATCGCTGTGGCAAAAG GTTTGTGCAGTCCAGTCAACTGGCCAATCACATTCGCCATCACGACAACGTCCGCCCACACAAGTGTCAGATGTGTAACAAGGCATTTGTCAATGTGGGAGACCTGTCGAAACACATCATCATTCACACAG GGGAGAAACCTTTCCTGTGTGATAAATGCGGTCGAGGGTTTAACCGTGTGGACAATCTGCGCTCACACGTCAAGACTGTCCACCATGGCAAGGCTGGCATGAAGCGGCTGGTGGTAGCTGGAGGAAGTGCAGACGAGGAGGCTGATGGATGTGCGGGGGCATCCACCTCTGACAGTGAGATCAACATAGTTACTGTTACCACAGAAGACATCGTCACCCTGGCAACGGAGGCCCTGGCAGCCACTGCTGTAGCTCAGCTGACAG TCGTTCCAGTGGCTGCTTCAGTGTCTGCAGATGAGACCGAGGCTTTGAAAGCTGAAATCACCAAGGCAGTCGAGAAAGTGCAAGAAGCAG ACCCCAACACCCAGATCTTGTATGCTTGTGATTCGTGTGGTGATAAATTCTTGGATGCTACCTCCTTAGCTCAGCATGTTCGCATCCACACTGCTCAGGCCTTGGTCATGATTCAGGCAGATTCCGACTTCTATCAGTACACTGCAGCTACTACTGCTGAAGGGGACTCTGTTGCAACATGGCAACCCACAGCGGAACAGGTCATCCCTGAAGGAGAGCTGATCTTCCGTCCCCCAGATGGAGAGGGAGAAGCAGAAGGAGGGATGGTTGGGCGAACACAAGGAGGAGAAAGATCAGGAGAGGTCACgaatgaggaagaggaggggatgGAGGATGGACAGGCAGAAAACCATAATCAGCTCCAAACAGATGGAAAAGATATAGAGGAGGATAAAGAAGAGATGGAATGTGAGAATTAA
- the ddost gene encoding dolichyl-diphosphooligosaccharide--protein glycosyltransferase 48 kDa subunit, with translation MAALTEVVQTNRSSSLSLSKKRTGMMAVRRFRLLDYSVLLLLSLASMLHCASADGKTLVLLDNLNIRDTHSIFFRSLADRGFDLTFKTADDPSLSLIKYGQFLFDHLIIFSPSVEDFGGNINVETITSFIDGGGNVLVAASSDIGDPLRELGSECGIEFDEEKTAVIDHHNYDVSDPGEHTLIVADPENLLKATTIVGKPSSKPVLFKGVGMVADPDNPLVLDILTGSSTSYSFFPDRPISQYPHAVGKNTLLIAGLQARNNARVVFSGSLDFFSDAFFNSAVQKATPGSERHEQTGNMELAEALSRWVFKEAGVLRVGAVTHHPVGETTPPAAYTITDLVEYSVVIEMLSEGRWVPFDGDDIQLEFVRIDPFVRTYLKKNGGKYSVQFKLPDVYGVFQFKVDYNRLGYTHLYSSTQVSVRPLQHTQYERFIPSAFPYYASVFSMMTGLFVFSIVFLHMKEKEKSD, from the exons ATGGCGGCGTTGACAGAAGTCGTGCAGACGAACCGGTCCAGTTCTTTATCACTGTCGAAGAAACGAACCGGAATGATGGCCGTAAGGCGGTTCAGACTTTTGGATTACAGtgttcttttattgctttcgTTAGCCTCCATGCTGCACTGTGCCTCGGCTGACGGTAAGACGTTGGTGCTGCTGGACAACCTGAACATCAGAGACACCCATTCAATCTTCTTCCGCAGTCTGGCAG ATCGTGGCTTTGACCTCACGTTCAAGACGGCTGATGATCCCTCTCTATCTCTGATCAAATACGGACAGTTCCTGTTCGACCATTTGATCATCTTTTCACCATCAGTTGAGG ACTTTGGTGGAAATATAAATGTGGAGACTATCACATCCTTCATTGATGGTGGAGGCAATGTCCTGGTTGCTGCCAGTTCAGATATTG GTGACCCTCTGAGGGAGCTGGGTAGTGAGTGTGGCATTGAGTTCGACGAGGAGAAGACTGCTGTCATTGACCATCACAACTATGATGTGTCTGATCCTGGAGAG CACACCTTGATTGTTGCTGACCCAGAGAACCTACTGAAAGCTACCACTATTGTCGGAAAGCCCTCCAGTAAACCTGTCTTATTCAAGGGTGTCGG cATGGTTGCAGACCCAGACAATCCCCTTGTCTTGGACATCCTCACCGGGTCCTCCACTTCCTACTCCTTTTTCCCTGACAGACCCATCTCTCAG TACCCCCATGCTGTTGGCAAGAACACCCTCCTGATCGCAGGCCTCCAGGCCAGAAACAATGCCAGAGTGGTTTTCAGTGGCTCCCTGGACTTCTTCAGTGATGCTTTCTTCAACTCTGCTGTGCAGAAGGCCACACCAGGTTCAGAGAG GCACGAGCAGACTGGGAACATGGAGCTGGCCGAGGCTCTGTCCCGCTGGGTGTTCAAAGAGGCTGGAGTCCTCAGAGTTGGAGCTGTTACCCATCATCCCGTGGGAGAGACCACTCCCCCTGCAGCATACACAATCACTGACCTTGTG GAGTACAGCGTCGTCATTGAGATGTTGTCCGAGGGCCGCTGGGTCCCCTTCGATGGGGATGATATTCAGCTGGAGTTTGTGAGGATCGATCCCTTTGTCAGGACTTATCTCAAGAAAAATG GAGGTAAATACAGTGTCCAGTTCAAGCTGCCTGATGTGTATGGAGTCTTCCAGTTCAAGGTGGACTACAACAGGCTGGGATACACACATCTTTACTCCTCTACTCAG GTATCAGTGCGTCCCCTACAGCACACTCAGTACGAGCGCTTCATCCCCTCAGCCTTCCCATACTACGCCAGTGTCTTCTCCATGATGACGGGACTGTTCGTCTTCAGCATAGTCTTCCTGCACatgaaagagaaggagaagtCAGACTAA